In Bacteroidota bacterium, the genomic window ATCCCCGCAAAACTCCTTTTTGAGAAAGCGATTCGTTATCCTGAACAAATTCTTCGGCTATTCCGTGTTTGGCAAAAATATTTTTATTATACGATTCAAAAAAATACCCACGGGGGTCTTCAAATACCTTTGGCTGAATCACAAACAAGCCGCTGAGCGGAGTGGTAATAACCTGCATATTTATAATGAGATTACACTGATTATAGAAAAGCAAGAGAGATTACAAAGATTATTTTTGTGCTGTTCCATCTGTGTAATCTTTTTAAAAATCTGTGTAATCATAGTATAATCAGGAGACAAATCTTTTGAAGAATGATTTTTTCATTTGCTTGCCAGCACGGTCTTCGTAATATCCGTAACCCTGACCGTAGCCGTATCCGTATCCATGACCATAACCATAATTATAGCCGTATGATTTTCTATCAATATCAACTCCGTTAAGAATGGCTGATATTTTCTTTATGTGATTTTCATTATAGAGCCGGTCAAGATTCTGAATAAAGTTTCTCTTTGAATATTCTGACCTGAAAATATACAGGGGGTAATCCACTTTTTGAATGACGGCTACTCCATCTGTTACAAGTCCAACAGGGGGAGTATCCAACACAATAAAATCATATTTTGTTTTTAAGTAAGCAATCATTTCATCCATCTTTTTGCTGATGATGAGTTCGGAGGGATTGGGAGGAATGGGTCCGGCTGTGATGAAATCAAGATTTTCAAACGAACTATGCTGAATGCAATCATCAAGCGCATCCCTGCCAATAAGCATGGTGCTCATCCCCTTTGTATTCTCAGCGCCAAAGCCAAGATGGATTTTTGGTTTGCGCATGTCTAAATCAATTACTATAACTTTTTTGCCGGAGTAGGCGATGATGCCTGCCAGATTAATGGCAACAAATGTTTTTCCTTCTCCTGATATGGTGGATGTTACAGCTGCCGTTTTTGGTCCGGGATCATTAGAAATAAATTGCAAGTTAGTCCGGATAGAGCGGAATGCTTCTGCAATAAGCGATTTTGGATTTTTATCTACCAGCAGTTGAGAAACAGGAATGTCTTTTTTATATTTTGGAACTATTCCAAGCACTGAAATGGCTGCGTTGGTAAGTTTATTTATGTCATTGACCGAATTAATTTCATTGTGAGTAATATAGCGGGCAAAAATGAGAAGCAATGAAATCAGCAGCGCGGATAGGATGGCTGCAATCAATACCATTGTTTTTTGAGGAGATATAGGAATGGTGGGCGTTATTGCCTTATCAAGAACAATATGCTTGGAAACATTTCCTGCCTGTGAAATGGAATACTCCGTTTTCTTCTCAAGCAACAGGTTATAAAATTTTTCATTGATGCTGAATAGGCGCTGAAGTCGGGAATACTCCACTTCTTCAGATGGCATGCTGTAAAACTGTGCTTCAAGTTCTTTCACTTTCTTATCTAAATTTTCTCTTCTCACAGCGAGCTTTTCTTTAATTGACCGAATGCTTTCCAGCAACAATTTTTTCTGCACTCCAATCTGAAATTCTTTTGATTTGATTTTTTCGCTTGTCGGAGTTACCTCATAAAGAAGTTCTTCTTTTTCTTTAAGCAGATTTTGAAGCGAGGCAATTTGAGCAGTGAGGGTAGACTCAAAATCAACACCAGACAATAAAGAAATAAAATGGTATGAATCAATATCTTTCTTTTCATCAATACTTTTTTCTATCTCCGCTAACACATTTTCTTTCAGTTCTAAACCAATCAGTTCATCTTCCATTGTATTCAAACGCGCTGTGCCTACTTCAGCCATATTTTTTGTATCGCTCACTTTATTATCTTTTTTAAATGTGTAAATTAATGTTTCAGCATTTTTGAGGCGATCATAAACAATACTCAGTTGTTCATCAAGAAAGGAAAGAATTTTTTGAGCGCTCTCTCCTTTTTTCTCCACATCATAATCAATGAATTGATCTGCCATGGCAGTAACTACATCGGCAGTTTTAACAGCGTTGTTATCCTGAAAAGATATTTCTATTGTTTTGGCAGCTTCGCTTATCACCCGAACATTTAATCTTGAAAAATATTCGTCTGCAAGCATATCAAAATTATTTATTACAAAATAAAGTGTGTTTTCTTTTACTGCGCTTTGCTGGCTTTCTATCTGAGAAAAATCTGAAACAATGATTTTTATATCCATCTCTGGTGTGCTTAACCAGTTTCCAACTAAAAATTTGTATGAATGGTCTTTTCCTTCTGTATTGTAATTAATTTCTCCGTTATTTTTATTGTCAAAATGGATGTAAACGCGCTGACCATATATCACATTATGTTTTATAGTGGCTTCAGCGGAATAAGAACTGTTATTATAATGTTCATTTTTGCGGAATGTACCCTCTGCAAAGTATGTTGTTTTAAGAGGAAGTGAGGAGAGCGCTCTAACAAAAAAAACTTTTGAACGCAGAAATTCAAGTGACTTGGCGATGCCATTCTGCCCCTCTTCGTTAATATTCTGAACATTAAGAATTTTGCTGGCTTCGTTTTCCGAATTAATCTGCAAAATGGTTTTGGATTGAAAAACCTGGGGCGTGTATCTTAAATATAAATAAGCGCAGGCAAACGATATGGTAAAGAACAAAAATATCCAGAATAAATTTTTTCGAATCAGGAAAAAGAAAAGCCCTAGTTCAAAATCGCTGCTGAGACTCGAAACTCTTTCCTTATATTGAGAAAATGAATCTGAACTTTTACTGAATTGATCTGCTAACATGAATCCTGCTGAAAATTATTTGGTTGTTCTGGAAATAAATTCAACAAAAATAATTATAGTTGTAACAAAAGTTAAGTAAGGTAAAATTTCACTCATGATACCTTTGCTTAAGCGAAGATTGGGCTCAACATAAATAATATCATTTGCCTGAAGAATGAGATTGGCTTGTTTCATGCCATCTATTGT contains:
- a CDS encoding polysaccharide biosynthesis tyrosine autokinase: MLADQFSKSSDSFSQYKERVSSLSSDFELGLFFFLIRKNLFWIFLFFTISFACAYLYLRYTPQVFQSKTILQINSENEASKILNVQNINEEGQNGIAKSLEFLRSKVFFVRALSSLPLKTTYFAEGTFRKNEHYNNSSYSAEATIKHNVIYGQRVYIHFDNKNNGEINYNTEGKDHSYKFLVGNWLSTPEMDIKIIVSDFSQIESQQSAVKENTLYFVINNFDMLADEYFSRLNVRVISEAAKTIEISFQDNNAVKTADVVTAMADQFIDYDVEKKGESAQKILSFLDEQLSIVYDRLKNAETLIYTFKKDNKVSDTKNMAEVGTARLNTMEDELIGLELKENVLAEIEKSIDEKKDIDSYHFISLLSGVDFESTLTAQIASLQNLLKEKEELLYEVTPTSEKIKSKEFQIGVQKKLLLESIRSIKEKLAVRRENLDKKVKELEAQFYSMPSEEVEYSRLQRLFSINEKFYNLLLEKKTEYSISQAGNVSKHIVLDKAITPTIPISPQKTMVLIAAILSALLISLLLIFARYITHNEINSVNDINKLTNAAISVLGIVPKYKKDIPVSQLLVDKNPKSLIAEAFRSIRTNLQFISNDPGPKTAAVTSTISGEGKTFVAINLAGIIAYSGKKVIVIDLDMRKPKIHLGFGAENTKGMSTMLIGRDALDDCIQHSSFENLDFITAGPIPPNPSELIISKKMDEMIAYLKTKYDFIVLDTPPVGLVTDGVAVIQKVDYPLYIFRSEYSKRNFIQNLDRLYNENHIKKISAILNGVDIDRKSYGYNYGYGHGYGYGYGQGYGYYEDRAGKQMKKSFFKRFVS